A window of the Nocardia sp. NBC_01329 genome harbors these coding sequences:
- the fadD11 gene encoding fatty acid--CoA ligase FadD11, translating to MSTTRFDTLPAAFQHIAALDPAAIALRTPGDTHTLTWSEYAAQVREFAAGLAGLGVRRGDTVALMMGNRVEFYPLEVAAQHLGATSFSVYNTLPADQLNHVLGNAGARVVICEPQYVARLRSCGVVLDHIVCLDDTVAGTLSVADVVAAGRADFDFDAAWRAVRGEDVATLIYTSGTTGSPKGVETTHANLLFQVYGIADVLGIEFGDTITSFMPSAHIADRLTALYVQEVLGVQVTCVSDPKLIAPALADLRPTLWGAVPRVWEKLRAAIEYKVAAEPDHDRRAALRWALSVAAARGEHELTGTPLPADLAAEWQRADELVLRSLRAALGFDRMRWALSGAAPIPPATLGFFAGLGVPITEIWGMSELSCICSVSPPDEVRLGTVGKLLPGMEYRNAPDGELLVRGPLVMKSYRGQPEKTGEAIDTDGWLHTGDIVTVDDEGYLRVVDRKKEIIINASGKNMSPTHIENTIKAATPLIGAMSVIGDGRPYNTALIVLDAETAGPYAKQHGLTDDSAAALAAEPSVITAIRAGVAAGNARLSRVEQVKRFLVLPAFWEAGGDEVTLTMKLKRKVVGEKYASRIADLYREPPAADIHEPAGESRPVPAT from the coding sequence GTGAGCACCACTCGCTTCGATACGCTGCCCGCCGCGTTCCAGCACATCGCCGCCCTCGACCCCGCCGCGATCGCGCTGCGCACGCCCGGTGACACGCACACACTGACTTGGTCCGAATACGCCGCACAGGTCCGCGAATTCGCCGCCGGTCTGGCTGGATTGGGCGTACGCCGCGGCGACACCGTCGCACTGATGATGGGCAACCGGGTCGAGTTCTACCCGCTCGAGGTGGCCGCGCAGCATCTCGGCGCGACCTCGTTCTCGGTCTACAACACCTTGCCCGCCGACCAGCTGAACCATGTGCTCGGAAATGCCGGGGCCCGGGTGGTCATCTGTGAACCGCAGTACGTCGCGCGGTTGCGGTCCTGCGGAGTCGTACTCGATCACATCGTCTGTCTCGACGACACCGTGGCGGGAACCCTCTCGGTCGCCGATGTGGTCGCCGCGGGCCGCGCCGATTTCGATTTCGACGCCGCCTGGCGCGCGGTACGCGGCGAGGATGTGGCCACCTTGATCTACACCTCCGGTACCACCGGTAGTCCCAAGGGTGTGGAGACCACGCACGCCAACCTGCTGTTCCAGGTCTACGGGATCGCCGATGTACTGGGCATCGAATTCGGTGACACCATCACCTCGTTCATGCCCAGCGCCCATATCGCCGACCGGCTCACCGCCCTGTACGTACAGGAAGTGCTCGGTGTCCAGGTGACCTGCGTATCCGATCCGAAACTGATCGCACCGGCGCTGGCGGATCTGCGACCGACCCTGTGGGGCGCGGTGCCACGCGTCTGGGAGAAGTTGCGCGCCGCCATCGAATACAAGGTCGCCGCCGAACCCGACCACGACCGGCGTGCGGCCCTGCGATGGGCTCTGTCGGTGGCGGCGGCACGCGGAGAACACGAGTTGACCGGGACACCGCTACCGGCCGATCTCGCCGCCGAATGGCAGCGGGCCGACGAACTGGTCCTGCGGAGCCTGCGGGCGGCACTGGGTTTCGACCGGATGCGCTGGGCGTTGTCGGGCGCCGCCCCTATCCCACCGGCGACCCTGGGATTCTTCGCCGGACTCGGCGTCCCGATCACCGAGATCTGGGGTATGTCCGAACTGTCGTGCATCTGCAGTGTCAGCCCACCGGACGAGGTGCGGCTGGGCACCGTCGGAAAGCTGCTGCCCGGTATGGAATACCGCAACGCGCCCGACGGTGAACTGCTCGTGCGGGGTCCGCTGGTGATGAAGAGCTACCGCGGTCAGCCGGAGAAGACCGGCGAGGCCATCGATACCGACGGCTGGCTGCACACCGGCGATATCGTCACGGTCGACGACGAGGGCTACCTCAGGGTCGTCGACCGCAAGAAGGAAATCATCATCAATGCCTCCGGCAAGAATATGTCACCGACGCATATCGAGAACACGATCAAAGCCGCCACCCCGCTGATCGGGGCCATGTCGGTGATCGGCGACGGCCGTCCCTACAACACCGCGTTGATCGTCCTCGACGCCGAAACCGCCGGCCCCTACGCGAAACAGCACGGACTGACCGACGATTCGGCCGCCGCCCTGGCCGCCGAACCGTCGGTGATCACCGCGATCCGGGCCGGAGTGGCCGCCGGCAACGCGCGGTTGTCCCGGGTGGAGCAGGTCAAACGCTTTCTCGTCCTCCCGGCTTTCTGGGAAGCCGGCGGCGACGAGGTCACGCTCACCATGAAACTCAAGCGAAAAGTCGTCGGCGAGAAGTACGCGTCCCGGATCGCCGACCTCTATCGCGAACCCCCGGCAGCCGATATCCACGAACCCGCCGGCGAATCCCGCCCCGTCCCCGCAACCTGA
- a CDS encoding roadblock/LC7 domain-containing protein: protein MTARKNLLGELMGRLTKVPMSVPEPNAVVTAELRALRERVPRLIGALVASSDGLLVTHDLPAQIEPTGMAALAAAQLSLSHRLAETAHGGGFHEVVVDGSGGHVVIYAAGWASLTVLAAPEVNIGRLHLESRPVARRIAEHLSAVAREPGSNGRNQ from the coding sequence GTGACGGCGCGCAAGAATCTGCTCGGTGAATTGATGGGAAGGCTTACCAAGGTGCCGATGTCCGTACCCGAACCGAACGCCGTGGTGACGGCGGAACTTCGGGCGCTGCGGGAACGCGTGCCCCGGTTGATCGGGGCGCTGGTGGCGTCCAGCGACGGCCTGCTGGTGACCCACGACCTACCCGCGCAGATCGAACCGACCGGCATGGCCGCGCTGGCGGCGGCGCAGCTGTCGCTATCGCACCGGCTTGCCGAAACCGCGCACGGCGGGGGTTTCCACGAGGTCGTGGTGGACGGGAGCGGTGGGCATGTGGTGATCTACGCGGCCGGTTGGGCATCGCTGACCGTGCTCGCGGCCCCCGAAGTGAATATCGGCCGCCTGCACCTGGAGTCCCGTCCGGTGGCACGCCGGATCGCCGAACATCTCTCCGCCGTGGCGAGGGAGCCCGGAAGCAACGGAAGAAATCAGTAA
- a CDS encoding YdcF family protein: MRILRISAVVAVAALAWGEWANWRSSHRLVGSAPGPSEVIVVLGCRNRAARANALNRWRVRAGLRSHDPRLDSRMVFCGGAVGGATAEAELMAAYARARGYSGSLAVETASRTTWENIHNAIPLIEGADRIKIVSNPLHAEKARGYLVRMRPDLAARLVRGAEYRFGEWTIVKPMFAVIGYRNRAAAPLR; encoded by the coding sequence ATGCGGATATTGCGGATATCGGCCGTCGTCGCTGTGGCGGCACTCGCCTGGGGAGAGTGGGCGAACTGGCGGTCCTCGCACCGGCTCGTCGGATCGGCGCCCGGACCGAGCGAGGTGATCGTGGTACTCGGTTGCCGCAATCGGGCCGCGCGGGCCAATGCGCTCAACCGATGGCGGGTGCGTGCCGGGCTGCGATCCCACGATCCCCGGCTGGACAGCCGGATGGTCTTCTGCGGAGGCGCGGTCGGCGGGGCGACGGCCGAAGCCGAACTGATGGCGGCCTATGCGCGGGCGCGTGGGTATTCCGGGTCGCTGGCCGTCGAAACCGCGTCGCGGACCACCTGGGAGAACATTCACAACGCGATCCCGCTGATCGAAGGCGCCGATCGGATCAAGATCGTATCCAATCCACTGCACGCGGAGAAGGCGCGCGGTTACCTGGTTCGCATGCGCCCCGATCTCGCCGCCCGTCTGGTGCGCGGTGCCGAATATCGCTTCGGTGAGTGGACGATCGTCAAGCCGATGTTCGCGGTGATCGGATACCGCAACCGCGCCGCGGCGCCGCTCCGGTAG
- the yczE gene encoding membrane protein YczE, which yields MTATRRADIAGHSVTRRMYAIEQLRAEKKVRRLTQLLLGLAGYGVSITLLVESSLGASSWNILAEGVALHSGLTFGRATNIIAVVVLLFWIPLRELPGLGTVLNVVLVGTAADLAAVALPTPTTLPQQLLCYGVGLVMLTWFDAVYLGARFGPGPRDGLMTGAVRVTGRPIWMVRTGIEVVVLTIGWILGGTVGLGTVLIAVVMGPFVQLFLRVTTVRLAGDRQVEDTGDVPAPKIS from the coding sequence ATGACCGCTACGCGTCGAGCCGATATCGCCGGCCACTCCGTCACGCGCCGAATGTACGCCATCGAACAGTTGCGTGCGGAGAAGAAGGTCCGGCGGCTGACGCAACTCCTGCTCGGGCTGGCCGGGTACGGCGTATCGATCACGCTGCTCGTCGAATCGTCGCTCGGTGCCTCCAGCTGGAACATCCTCGCCGAAGGAGTGGCGCTGCATTCCGGCCTGACGTTCGGCCGGGCCACCAACATCATCGCCGTCGTCGTCCTGCTGTTCTGGATCCCCCTGCGCGAACTTCCGGGTCTGGGGACCGTGCTGAACGTCGTACTGGTCGGCACCGCCGCGGACCTGGCGGCGGTGGCGCTCCCCACTCCGACGACGCTGCCGCAGCAGCTGCTCTGCTACGGCGTGGGGCTGGTCATGCTGACGTGGTTCGACGCTGTGTATCTGGGCGCCCGATTCGGGCCGGGACCGCGCGACGGTCTGATGACGGGTGCGGTACGCGTCACCGGTAGACCGATCTGGATGGTACGCACCGGTATCGAGGTGGTCGTCCTGACGATCGGCTGGATACTGGGCGGCACGGTCGGACTGGGGACGGTGCTGATCGCGGTGGTGATGGGCCCGTTCGTGCAGCTGTTCCTGCGGGTCACGACCGTTCGCCTCGCGGGTGACCGGCAGGTGGAGGACACCGGCGACGTCCCGGCACCGAAGATCAGCTGA
- a CDS encoding MerR family transcriptional regulator, with the protein MRIGELSERTGASRRLLRYYEEQGLIVAERCANGYRDYDERFVDRILQIRGLLDAGLPTRIIKQILPCLDKPRTIYFPDATPEMLATLEGERDRMNERIHCLERNRNAISEYLCAVREYGANGS; encoded by the coding sequence ATGAGAATCGGCGAACTGTCAGAACGTACCGGCGCCTCGCGCCGGCTTCTGCGCTACTACGAGGAGCAAGGCCTGATCGTCGCCGAGCGGTGTGCGAACGGGTACCGCGACTACGACGAACGGTTCGTCGATCGTATCCTGCAGATCCGGGGTCTGCTCGATGCCGGGTTGCCGACTCGGATCATCAAACAGATCCTGCCGTGCCTGGACAAGCCGCGCACCATCTACTTCCCGGACGCCACACCCGAGATGCTGGCGACGCTGGAAGGCGAACGCGACCGGATGAACGAGCGGATCCACTGCCTCGAGCGCAACCGCAATGCCATCTCCGAATATCTGTGCGCCGTACGTGAATACGGTGCCAACGGCAGCTGA
- a CDS encoding polysaccharide deacetylase family protein: MDNELFEYSAIVDREPIRWPDGARVAFYVGLNIEHYQVDRPSTSIFGGTAGQVPDPLNYGWRDYGPRVGFWRILESLDRHGIRASALLNSDVVERYPRIIEAGRQRDWAWLAHGRNNSVLQAEIPAEDERAYLEEVLTTIERGTGKRPRGWMGPALSESFRTPELLRELGVDYVLDWTNDDQPYPLAVPGLFSVPYSVELNDNTLFLGTGLTGPDFVQIVRDQLDQLWADSEAGGRVLALALHPFVTGQAFRARYLDEALALIVEHPGVWVTTSDEIAAHYAATRTDDGVRSTSR; the protein is encoded by the coding sequence ATGGACAACGAACTCTTCGAATACAGCGCCATCGTCGACCGCGAACCGATCCGGTGGCCGGACGGCGCCCGGGTGGCGTTCTATGTGGGTCTCAATATCGAGCACTATCAGGTCGACCGGCCGTCGACCAGCATCTTCGGCGGCACGGCGGGGCAGGTCCCGGATCCGCTCAACTACGGCTGGCGCGATTACGGGCCCCGGGTGGGATTCTGGCGGATCCTCGAGTCGCTGGACCGGCACGGCATCCGGGCCAGTGCGCTGCTCAATTCCGATGTAGTGGAACGCTATCCGCGCATCATCGAGGCGGGCCGTCAGCGTGACTGGGCCTGGCTGGCCCACGGCCGGAACAATTCCGTCCTGCAAGCCGAGATCCCGGCCGAGGACGAGCGCGCCTACCTCGAGGAGGTGCTCACCACCATCGAGCGCGGCACCGGAAAGCGCCCGCGGGGCTGGATGGGTCCGGCCCTGTCCGAGAGCTTCCGGACCCCCGAGTTGCTGCGGGAACTGGGCGTCGACTACGTCCTGGACTGGACCAACGACGATCAGCCCTATCCGCTGGCCGTTCCGGGCCTCTTCAGCGTCCCCTACTCGGTGGAGTTGAACGACAACACTCTGTTCCTCGGTACCGGGCTCACCGGTCCCGACTTCGTCCAGATCGTTCGGGACCAGCTCGACCAGCTGTGGGCGGACTCCGAGGCGGGTGGCCGCGTGCTGGCCCTGGCGCTGCATCCCTTCGTCACCGGGCAGGCGTTCCGGGCCCGGTATCTCGACGAAGCACTCGCCCTCATCGTCGAGCATCCCGGGGTGTGGGTCACCACCAGTGACGAGATCGCGGCGCACTACGCGGCCACCCGGACCGACGACGGGGTCAGAAGTACGTCCCGCTGA
- a CDS encoding sterol carrier protein domain-containing protein: protein MVVAVTDPILTADTAGLAAAYLGGTRWRHLALAGRVTEHRPGAAAAADVLFEVDEHPFSGTYF, encoded by the coding sequence ATGGTCGTCGCGGTTACCGATCCGATCCTCACCGCCGATACCGCCGGACTGGCGGCGGCCTACCTCGGCGGTACCCGCTGGCGGCATCTGGCGCTCGCGGGCCGCGTCACCGAGCATCGACCCGGTGCCGCGGCCGCTGCGGACGTGTTGTTCGAGGTGGACGAGCACCCGTTCAGCGGGACGTACTTCTGA
- a CDS encoding aminotransferase class V-fold PLP-dependent enzyme — MTAVLDPTCALARVSGADLRVPLVQGGTRDYANFDYAASAPALAQVADRVTELLPYYASVHRGAGYPSRISTRCYEAARETVRDFLRCAGDQEVVFTRNTTDALNLLAACVPGDTVVLDIEHHANFLPWARRGRRVVPVADTVTGTIDRIDTELRAKPAALLAVTGASNVTGEVLPLTELTALAHHHGARIVVDAAQLAPHRSIDLCATGIDYVVFSGHKLYAPFGAGVLAGRRDWLDAAPPYLAGGGAVTEVTTESAAWADAPHRHEAGSPNVLGAAALAAACEVLTELAASAEEHERALTDRLRGGLEGIAGVRCLRIWADSPDCVGIVAFTVDGFEAGRVAAYLSAEHAIGVRDGRFCAHPLLARFGIYAALRASIGLGATAADIDRLLDAVRSLVAHGPQWNYARSDGQWDPVPETRPGLAAEAARGAAPCTT; from the coding sequence ATGACCGCTGTACTCGACCCCACTTGCGCCCTCGCCCGGGTATCCGGTGCCGATCTGCGAGTCCCGCTCGTGCAGGGCGGTACCCGCGACTACGCCAATTTCGACTATGCGGCCAGCGCTCCGGCGCTCGCGCAGGTGGCCGACCGGGTGACAGAGCTGCTGCCGTACTACGCGAGTGTGCATCGGGGCGCCGGCTATCCGTCGCGGATCTCGACCCGGTGCTACGAGGCGGCCCGGGAAACCGTGCGCGATTTCCTGCGCTGTGCCGGTGACCAGGAGGTGGTGTTCACCCGTAACACCACCGACGCGCTGAATCTGCTGGCCGCGTGTGTGCCGGGCGATACCGTGGTGCTCGATATCGAGCACCACGCGAACTTCCTGCCCTGGGCCCGCCGCGGCCGCCGGGTGGTGCCCGTCGCGGACACGGTGACCGGGACGATCGACCGGATCGACACCGAGCTGCGCGCGAAACCCGCTGCCCTGCTCGCGGTGACGGGCGCGTCCAACGTCACCGGTGAGGTGCTACCACTGACCGAACTGACCGCGCTCGCGCATCATCACGGGGCACGGATCGTGGTGGATGCCGCGCAACTGGCACCGCATCGAAGTATCGACCTGTGCGCCACGGGCATCGACTACGTGGTCTTCTCCGGCCATAAGTTGTACGCACCCTTCGGTGCCGGAGTACTGGCCGGTCGCCGTGACTGGCTCGACGCCGCACCGCCCTACCTGGCCGGAGGTGGTGCGGTGACCGAGGTGACCACGGAGAGCGCCGCATGGGCGGATGCTCCGCACCGGCACGAGGCCGGTTCTCCGAACGTGCTGGGCGCCGCGGCGCTGGCAGCGGCGTGTGAAGTACTCACCGAACTCGCCGCGTCCGCCGAGGAGCACGAGCGTGCGCTCACCGACCGGTTGCGCGGCGGACTGGAGGGCATCGCCGGTGTCCGATGCCTGCGGATCTGGGCCGACAGCCCCGATTGCGTGGGAATCGTGGCCTTCACCGTCGACGGTTTCGAGGCGGGACGGGTCGCGGCCTATCTGTCCGCGGAACACGCGATCGGGGTGCGCGACGGTCGCTTCTGCGCTCATCCGCTGCTGGCCCGGTTCGGGATCTATGCCGCGTTGCGCGCGAGTATCGGCCTCGGCGCCACCGCCGCCGATATCGATCGGCTCCTCGATGCGGTGCGGTCCCTGGTCGCCCACGGTCCACAGTGGAATTACGCCCGTTCGGACGGACAGTGGGATCCGGTGCCGGAGACCCGCCCGGGCCTGGCCGCGGAAGCGGCGCGGGGAGCGGCACCGTGCACGACATAG
- a CDS encoding LLM class flavin-dependent oxidoreductase gives MAEYLWYIPNQVTSGHRGDAVTADHNSLETLTVQAKALEEHGWRGALIGTGWGRPDTFTVATALAARTTTFEPLVAIRPGYWQPAHFASAAASLDHLTGGRLRINIVSGKDDLAAYGAAEEDQSDRYGRTREFLQLVRRLWTEEDVTYRGDHYQVTGSTVTPRIEVSEARPHPKLYFGGASAAAERVAATEADVQLFWGEPLAGVRERIERLRALSDDLGRTLAPLEFGLRITTFVRDTTEQAWAEAEAKVADMAKEHDPGARRRAAVGQQRLLDLAARGEVLDDNLYTTPGTVGGGGAGTTWLVGSAEDVAKALRRYQDLGITHFVLSDTPYLPEIRRQGAQLLPLLRG, from the coding sequence ATGGCCGAATACCTCTGGTACATCCCGAATCAAGTGACCTCCGGACATCGCGGTGATGCCGTCACCGCCGACCACAACAGCCTCGAAACCCTGACCGTCCAGGCAAAAGCACTCGAAGAGCACGGCTGGCGGGGCGCGTTGATCGGTACCGGCTGGGGCCGGCCGGATACGTTCACCGTCGCCACCGCGCTGGCAGCCCGGACCACGACCTTCGAACCGCTGGTGGCGATCCGGCCCGGCTACTGGCAACCCGCTCATTTCGCCTCCGCCGCGGCGAGCCTGGACCATCTGACCGGTGGGCGCCTGCGGATCAATATCGTCTCCGGCAAGGACGATCTCGCGGCCTACGGCGCGGCGGAGGAGGATCAGTCCGACCGGTACGGCCGCACCCGGGAGTTCCTCCAGCTGGTCCGCCGGCTGTGGACCGAGGAGGACGTCACCTACCGGGGTGACCACTATCAGGTGACCGGATCCACCGTTACGCCGCGGATCGAGGTAAGCGAGGCCCGACCGCATCCGAAGCTCTACTTCGGTGGCGCGTCGGCGGCCGCCGAACGGGTGGCCGCGACCGAAGCCGATGTGCAGTTGTTCTGGGGTGAGCCGCTGGCCGGCGTGCGCGAGCGCATCGAACGGCTGCGTGCGTTGAGCGACGATCTCGGTCGTACGCTGGCGCCACTGGAATTCGGACTGCGCATCACCACATTCGTGCGCGATACCACCGAACAGGCATGGGCCGAGGCGGAGGCGAAGGTCGCCGACATGGCGAAGGAGCACGACCCAGGGGCTCGCCGCCGGGCGGCGGTCGGGCAGCAGCGGCTACTCGATCTCGCCGCGCGGGGCGAGGTGCTCGACGACAACCTCTACACCACCCCGGGCACCGTCGGCGGCGGGGGCGCGGGCACCACCTGGCTGGTCGGGTCCGCGGAGGACGTCGCGAAAGCACTGCGCCGATACCAAGACCTGGGTATCACCCATTTCGTGCTGTCCGATACCCCCTATCTACCGGAGATCCGGCGGCAGGGGGCCCAGCTGCTGCCGCTGCTACGCGGCTGA
- a CDS encoding aldo/keto reductase: MSYGPFDLTYTAAADRYENVPYRRSGDSGLDLPAFSFGLWQKFGTDYPFETQREIILHAFDLGITHFDNADRYGPPHRAAQKNFGRVLAKDLAPYRDEIVLATKAGNPIGPSPYLKGGSRKSLLTSLEHSLRDLGTDYVDIFYHHSPDPGTPLEETVGALAAAVQQGKALYVGISNYLPDRTHESAELLRAAGVPLLIHQTRYSIYDRRPEQNGLLDTARQDGFGTIVYSPLAQGLLTDKYLERIPAEARAANSTFLSPDVIDETYRRRTAELDKIAAARGQSLAQLALQWVLRRPEVTSALIGASSTAQLDHNIAALQFPDLTEDELALIDEHGIHGTGLNL; the protein is encoded by the coding sequence ATGAGTTACGGCCCCTTCGACCTGACCTATACCGCCGCCGCGGATCGCTACGAGAACGTCCCGTACCGGCGTAGTGGCGACTCCGGACTCGACCTGCCCGCATTCTCCTTCGGATTGTGGCAGAAGTTCGGCACCGACTACCCATTCGAAACACAGCGCGAGATCATTCTGCACGCTTTCGATCTGGGTATCACCCACTTCGACAACGCCGACCGGTACGGCCCGCCGCACCGGGCCGCGCAGAAGAACTTCGGCCGGGTGCTCGCCAAGGATCTGGCGCCCTATCGGGACGAGATCGTTCTCGCGACCAAGGCCGGGAATCCGATCGGGCCGAGCCCCTACCTCAAGGGAGGGTCGCGAAAATCCCTGCTCACCTCGCTCGAGCACAGCCTGCGTGATCTCGGCACCGATTACGTCGATATCTTCTACCATCACAGCCCCGACCCCGGGACGCCGCTGGAGGAGACGGTGGGCGCCCTGGCCGCCGCGGTGCAGCAGGGCAAGGCACTCTACGTCGGCATCTCCAACTATCTGCCCGACCGCACTCATGAGTCGGCTGAGCTTTTGCGTGCCGCGGGCGTGCCGCTGCTCATCCACCAGACCCGGTATTCCATCTATGACCGGCGACCCGAGCAGAACGGCCTGCTGGACACCGCCCGGCAGGACGGCTTCGGCACCATCGTCTACTCGCCGCTGGCGCAGGGACTGCTGACCGATAAGTACCTCGAGCGCATCCCGGCAGAAGCCCGTGCGGCCAACAGCACATTCCTGTCACCCGACGTGATCGACGAGACCTACCGCCGGCGCACCGCCGAACTCGACAAGATAGCCGCCGCCCGCGGCCAGTCGCTGGCCCAGCTGGCGTTGCAGTGGGTGCTGCGGCGTCCCGAGGTCACCTCGGCGCTCATCGGCGCGAGCAGCACCGCACAGCTCGATCACAATATCGCCGCACTGCAGTTCCCCGACCTCACCGAGGACGAGCTCGCCCTCATCGACGAGCACGGCATCCACGGGACCGGCCTGAATCTCTGA
- a CDS encoding NADPH-dependent oxidoreductase — protein MTQPAPSPDQVVAQRYRDSAPTAPAEWNPVLQVLHEHRSVRRYLPDPLPDGVLELLVSAAQSAPTSSNLQAWSVVAVRDPQRKARLAALAGDQEQIRQAPLLLVWTADLARLRGLAAERGAPLDGADYLESSYVAFLDAALAAQNAVVAAESLGLGTVYIGAIRNNPEQVAAELALPSGVFAVVGLVVGRPDPAEDARVKPRLPQAAVLHEETYRPARPGQLDDYEQRIAQFYAEQDLAHSWTDRVPARLASAKSLKGRDRLRESLAAQGFPLR, from the coding sequence ATGACCCAGCCCGCACCGTCGCCGGACCAGGTGGTGGCGCAGCGCTACCGCGATTCCGCTCCGACGGCCCCGGCCGAATGGAATCCGGTGCTGCAGGTACTGCACGAGCACCGATCGGTTCGCCGCTACCTGCCCGATCCGCTGCCCGACGGCGTCCTGGAGTTGCTGGTCTCGGCGGCCCAGTCCGCGCCCACCTCCTCCAACCTCCAGGCGTGGAGTGTGGTCGCGGTCCGCGACCCGCAGCGCAAGGCCCGGCTGGCGGCGCTGGCCGGGGATCAGGAACAGATCCGGCAGGCACCGCTGCTGCTGGTGTGGACCGCCGATCTGGCCCGGTTGCGCGGTCTGGCGGCCGAGCGAGGCGCGCCGCTGGACGGGGCCGACTATCTGGAGTCCAGCTATGTCGCGTTCCTGGATGCCGCGCTGGCCGCGCAGAACGCGGTGGTCGCGGCGGAATCGCTGGGTCTGGGCACCGTCTATATCGGCGCGATCCGGAACAACCCGGAACAGGTGGCAGCCGAACTGGCGCTGCCCTCGGGCGTGTTCGCGGTGGTCGGTCTGGTGGTCGGCCGACCCGATCCGGCAGAGGATGCCCGGGTCAAACCGCGTCTGCCGCAGGCCGCCGTGCTGCACGAGGAGACCTACCGGCCCGCGCGGCCCGGCCAGCTCGACGATTACGAACAGCGCATCGCACAGTTCTACGCCGAACAGGACCTTGCGCACTCGTGGACCGACCGGGTGCCGGCCCGGCTGGCGTCGGCAAAATCGCTGAAGGGCCGGGACCGGCTCCGTGAATCACTGGCGGCCCAGGGCTTCCCGCTGCGCTGA
- a CDS encoding nitroreductase family protein gives MELDLSTDELLSTTRAVRKRLDLEREVPLEVVRECIELAVQAPSGSNRQGWHWVVVTDTEQKRGLGELYRKAFERYAASKYFPGNQAGSDSAADAARQRIASSATYLAEKMGEVPTLLVPCIEGRVDEAPSAQSASHWSSLFPAVWSFCLAARSRGLGTAWTTLHLGYEREAADILGIPYETVSQGALLPVAYTKGTDFKPAVRTDLDRIVHVGGW, from the coding sequence ATAGAGCTGGACCTGTCGACCGACGAACTGCTGTCCACCACTCGGGCGGTGCGCAAACGACTCGACCTCGAGCGCGAGGTCCCGCTCGAGGTCGTGCGGGAGTGTATCGAGCTGGCGGTCCAGGCACCGAGCGGTTCCAATCGGCAGGGCTGGCACTGGGTCGTGGTCACCGACACCGAGCAGAAACGCGGGCTGGGGGAGTTGTACCGGAAGGCATTCGAGCGCTACGCGGCCTCGAAGTACTTCCCCGGGAACCAGGCCGGCTCGGACTCGGCCGCGGATGCTGCCCGGCAGCGTATCGCGAGTTCGGCGACGTATCTGGCGGAGAAGATGGGCGAGGTACCTACTCTGCTGGTGCCCTGTATCGAGGGCCGGGTGGACGAGGCACCCAGTGCGCAGAGCGCATCCCACTGGTCCTCGCTGTTCCCCGCGGTGTGGAGCTTCTGCCTGGCTGCCCGTTCCCGTGGGCTCGGCACGGCGTGGACCACCCTGCATCTGGGGTACGAGCGCGAAGCGGCCGATATTCTGGGAATCCCGTACGAGACCGTGTCCCAGGGTGCGTTGCTCCCGGTCGCCTACACGAAGGGCACCGACTTCAAACCCGCCGTCCGCACGGATCTGGACCGGATCGTGCACGTCGGCGGCTGGTAG
- a CDS encoding MarR family winged helix-turn-helix transcriptional regulator: protein MPVSSDTTQNLLGELFLISRALRSTLAHSDAGQLLPGGLGVLSTLETAGPCRQVGLAADLHITPSAMSRHITELAAAGYISREADPSDGRASLVQLTPEGQDLLHRVRAFHTQHLQETLGDWTEDDVEQAYQVVRRLRNSLNSRDRCGTADENPQVSKERADV from the coding sequence GTGCCAGTCTCATCGGATACCACACAGAACCTCCTCGGCGAATTGTTCCTGATCAGCCGCGCCCTCCGGAGCACCCTGGCCCACTCCGACGCGGGCCAGCTCCTCCCCGGTGGGCTCGGCGTCCTGTCCACCCTCGAGACGGCGGGCCCCTGCCGACAGGTGGGCCTCGCGGCCGATCTCCACATCACGCCGTCGGCGATGAGCCGGCACATCACCGAGCTGGCCGCCGCCGGATACATCAGCCGCGAGGCCGATCCCAGCGACGGCCGCGCCAGCCTGGTCCAACTCACCCCCGAAGGCCAGGATCTACTGCACCGCGTACGGGCATTCCATACCCAGCACCTGCAGGAAACCCTCGGCGACTGGACCGAGGACGACGTGGAGCAGGCGTACCAGGTGGTACGCCGCCTCCGGAATTCCCTCAACTCCCGGGACCGCTGTGGCACGGCGGACGAGAACCCGCAGGTTTCGAAAGAGAGAGCCGATGTCTGA